CTTTAGAATGTTTATTTATTGTCATTGCTATTTATTTCAAAGTAATTTTTCATTTGTGTTTGGAGGTTCTTTTGGGTGACACCCATGTACAACAAAAGCTTTGTCTCTCTTAAATCCTTAGGCAAGAGATTTTGTTTGATTGGCACACACAGAGAACTTATTCATTATGAAGTTCCCTTTGACTAAAGCAGTAGCATATGGGACACgaagaaataataatgtacatagCTTCAGGAATCAACTGTGTGAATTTTTTTGCTTGATGTTTcggatcaaactccatgatccattATCATTCTATTGTATTTCTCTTGTTCTGCTTTCTTATTCCTGATGAaggatcatggagtttgatctgAACCATCGAGGAGAAGAATTCACACAGTTGATTCTTGAAGCTATGTACATTAATACTATGGACTGTGGAAATTATATATCTACAACAAGAAATATTTTTTCACAAGACTTGTCTTTTCTAAGTATATAAATCTTGCCTATAACTTATAAGATTAGACTCTTAGAGTAAAACATCTGCTAATTCATATAGAATAAATTTAAGTCTGGGCTCCTTAGATTCAGTGAAAACTCATCAAGCATTACTGATTTGCATTGACCTCGAAAAATGTACCTTTTCTTCAGTTTTTCCCGTAAACTATTGATGTATGCATTTTAGTTTATTGGAAGGCATGCAGAATTTGTTTTCTTATGTAATGCCCTTGAATCATACGACCTGTAGATAATACATTAATTTATCAAACATCTATTTGTCTTCAACTTTGGTAATTTGCAAGCATCGAATGTGCTTTTGCAGGACAGGACTTACATTGAAACTGCTCTATTAGCAATGCGATTGGGTATTAAAGTTGTACTAGTCCTTGAGCAGGTCCTTAGCTTTTCTGTTCCCTTTACCTTTTTTGACAAAGTTAGCATAAGCACTTGTAAATTGGTATGGTATgccttattcatgtttttttctcAAAGATGATTCTTTTTTCTTTGTGTATTGGTTAGATGGAAGAGCTGAATCTAGTGATCAAAACCAGCAGAGCATTGAAGGTTCAGCCAGTAATTGGGGTAAGAGCCAAGCTTAGCACCAAGCACAATGGTCACTGGGCTGGAACCTCTGGTGATAGTGGGAAATTTGGACTCAGTATCAATAAACTCGTTCAAGTTGTGCACAGGCTCAGAAAAGTAGGTTTTACAGGTTTTCTTCTGCTACAGTTTTCATGCCGCACTTGTAAGTTGTAAACTTATAAGATGTCTGATCAATCATGATCGTTATCATGCCCTGCAGGAAAACATGTTGCAATGCTTGCAATTGCTTCATTTTCATATTGGTTCTCAGATACGATCTATTTCAACTATAAAGGATGCCATAGATGAAGGGAGTCAAATCTACTGTGAATTAGCTCTGATGGGTGCCCCTATGGTATGCCCTGGGCTACTTCCTTTTGGTTCATTACCATCTTCTTTAATTAGTCAAATTTAAAGGTGATAACATCTGAAGATATGTAATATCATGAAAAAAAAACTGTGATAAACTGGTCCCTTCTCTTATACAGTGTATATATCTGATTTTTGCAGCATTACATTGATGTTGGAGGTGGGCTTGGGATTGACTATGATGGTACAAAGAGCCCATCTAATGTTTCAATCAACTATAGCATGCAAGTGAGATAGACATTTTCTTTTCTACTTGGTTAAGCAAGAGTGAAACTCTTAGAAAAACAGTCACACTTGACGAGTATTGTGTTTCTATATAAGTAACATTGAACCAAATTTATCTGTAGGACTATGCAAACTACATCATAGCTGCTTTGCGGGATGCCTGTTTTCTCAAAGGGATTTCTCAGCCAGTAATTGTGTCTGAGAGTGGGAGAGCTTTGGCTTCGCATCATTCAGTCATTGTGTTTGATGTATTAAGTGTCAGCCAGCGGATGCAACCAAAGTTTATTAGCAAGCAAGAGAGTTCGGGCACAACTATAGTGCAAAGTATAGATAAAGCAGATTATTCAGGTATGGCTGCATTTAGCGAATATAAAGCATCTGGACTAGAAAATTGAACTCGTGTACCTCTATATTTTGGTTGAGAtaagaattattgaagaggatcTACTATGATGAATTTTATCCAGGTTGAGTTAGTGGTTCAAATTTCAAATGCTAATAAAGTGACAACTTTAATGAGCATTATACAGGTTCAATTATGCATGCAAATATCAATGATCAGGAGGATTGCAACCCTGGGGATGATCTACTCTCAAGTTTCCATGAAGTCTCAAGAACTATGTGCCAGCAAAATCTTTTGGAAGCTTTTAATGATGCAAAGCAGTTAAAACAAAAAGCAGAGACCTTGTTCAAACTTGGTTTCCTCAGTCTTGAGGACAGGGCACAAATGGAAACTCTTTATGATGCAATTTCATATACTTTCCTGGACAATTATAGGGACTCTGATTTGCCAGATGAATTAGAAAAGCTTAAAAACTCACTGGCTGCAATATATCATATCAACTTATCTATTTTCCGATCTGTACCTGATTCATGGGCCATAAGTCATGTTTTTCCTGTCATGCCTCTGCATCGATTGCATGAGAAGCCAACTGCACAAGCAACCTTGGCTGATTTGACATGTGACAGTGATGGAAAGATAGAGAACTTTATAGGACCTAGTGGGGAAGTTGAAAATGTGCTTTCTGTGCATCATTTACGTGAAGGAGAACCATACTACATGGGGCTATTTCTTGCTGGTGTTTATCAGGTATCCTTTAACCCTTCACACATTCTTCTCTTCCAGCACATTTCTTGAGTCTTATCTTTGTTCTGGAAACTTATTTCTATCACACGAAAATAACTACTGTTAGTACTAATTTGATCTAGTATAAATTCATGTTCAGGAAGTTATGGGAAGCGCTCATAATTTGTTTGGAGGAATAAATGTCATTCACGTGAGGTTGAAAGCATTAAACAATATCGGTAAAGCTAATGATAGCAAAAGTAAAGGGCAATATACTTTTGATCGAATAGTGGAGGGCCAGACAGCTGAAGAAATATTATTTTCTGTCCAACACAATGGAAGCAAAATGATTGAAGATCTACAGAGGGAAGCTGAAGAAGCTGTTAGGAATGGTTGTTTGTCTATGGAAGAAGCTGATATACTAATAGAAAACTACAAATGTAGCCTTAATTCTTATCCTTACCTAACAAAATAAATGGATGCAGTTAAATTCGAGTTTACAAATTTCTATTCACATATGTGGAAGCTAATGCTAGTTCCATACAGTAAACTATTTGGTAACTTCATGTGGCAAATTGTGCCATCATTTAAAGGCAATTTTTGGATAGCCCTCATTAATCATCTTTGAGCATTATATAATTTGAAGTAGGATTTGTTTGCAGAATTGGGGATTCCTGGTTGCCATGCATACACGATCACTTGCTTCCTGGCAATTCTtgttttcctttatacttttcaCTTGCATATCCGATGGCTTTCTTTCGTCCGAGTCCCTACAATTAGCTTTTTTCAATGATCAGGAATTTGCTTGTTTCTTCTAATGTTTGGTGGCAATAAAAGAAATCTGATCAATGCGATTCTAATTACTAGAACCATTTTCTATTTTATTAAAATACAAATTGCAGACCTCATATACATAGGAATGGTATTAACATTATTTTGTTAATTGGAAGGAAGCCGACCCATTTACCTAAATGTTATTTGGTAAGCGTATTAtaagttgccggttcgggtttGGGTACTGGTTTGGGTTCGAGAACCCGGTTTGCCAGTACGGCAAAATTttaaaaaggggtttgggttcgtaaatacaaaaacaatgtaaaaattatatatatatatctccaaaaccTAGTATAGATGTATGTTGCACAAGGTCCAAAGACTCCATTTTCTTCTCTGAAGAAAAGATGCTTCTGACGGAtatccgatatatatatatatatatagtaatgtgACCGTAACGTCCACCCTATACTGGCCAAAGATTTTTAACACCAAAATGCTGCAATTTCACATGTTTGGGTGCATTGCATTTCATCTAATAATTGGTATGCAATTTTAATTGATGAATTTTTCTAACTGCAAATGTTCATTACGGATTTGTCTAAAGTATTTGGAACATATTTGCATTGCAAGGAAATCACTTTAACATTCACCAATACTGAAAGCATTATATCAAACATTTAGCATACAAACATTGTGACTGAAATTAACCAACAAGCTGCTGTAGTAGTGATTTATAAATTGAAATTTCATCAGCAAATGTTTCAAAGCTGATAATATTATAAATGTACTAACCCTTAGAATTGCTGCTGGGAACTATATGTATGATAGTCATTCATGACTCTTTGTATATTCAGAATACATGTCATATTAAGTTGCTGCATACTCCACCAGGTGATAAGCTAGACCCAAATTGAATTTGCTGAAGTTAGACATGCTGTAGCTGTGTGATAGTCAGAGATTTGGAACCAGTTTGTTCCTTGCCAATATGGTCTAATATTTCTTTTTGACTGCCTATTAATTTGAAGGCCTTGTAATTTGTTGCGTAAAACAGTCTTttaaaaaactgataataaacttgTCTTTTCCTGAGGCAGCCTTTGGGTCCCACCAGAGATAATTCTGTATTTCTTTACAGCAGACAAGGCTTCAGCACGTCAGAAATTGTTcccaaataaaatattttatgagaatcTTTAAATGGACATGCCTAATTTGGCTCCAAAACTACGCTATCATACGACCGATAACTTTCGTGTTATGCGGATACAAAAACTGCAGAATAGGCACAAAATGGCTGCAGGGCTTGGCAGAAGCGCTGCGGCCGCTGTCCCCCACTATAGTATAACACTAAAGTTATCGGTATACAGTAGGgcatttttggagccaaaataacTACAGCCTCTTTAAACTAATATCCTTAGAAGATTCACATATAATATTTTGTAGCCTTTGAACTCTGCGTTTTCAGTAGACAACCAATATAAGATGTCAAAAATATTGTCAGTTTGGTTCTCACAGTGTATTGGTTTCCAGCCATATGATGGCAGTCTTCTCTATATGTTTAAAACCATATTAATTTGTAGACTCCAAAACTTGGATcgattcttctctttgtttttaaaaaaaacctTTGTTGACCCCCTTTGACTTCATTATCAGTTGCGACAGACTTTCTTTGAATCCCTCATGCATTCGAAACACACAATAACTCCTTAGTGATCTGAAACGATGCTCCACGCAGGTAAGAGCATAACTACTGTGTCccaaaatatgatatttattcttcaGGCAGATGTTTGACTCccttcaaaataaaaatataaacttCGCACCAAATACTCATGGGATTATGATATAACTGCTACCAATAGCTCTAGAAATCTATATTATATTGTttaagactactgatgagggctatCGATCTCAGACAATAGAATATATGAAAGCCAAAATACATATCGGATACATTCGAGTCTTCCACAAAAATATAATATTCAGAATGTATTAACCTTTTTTCCCCCAAAACATATACAGATACAAAATACCTCAGTTCTAGAAATATCTTCACCTCTGCAAATTCATCTCTaattgagatttcacaaatttGTTAAAACTTATCTGTCAATCCCTATGTGAGATTTCTGGATGAAACCTCCAACATGAATTAGGTTTTCGTCCAATCCAACAAAACTCAAGGGTATCCGTCCTAGGGCAGGAAACTGAAAGCTAGAAGCTCCCAAATTctccaagagaaaataataaaccaagCATACCCAAAATGAAGCCCAAGCTGCCTTCTATAAAAACCCTTGAAGAAGCTTCCAAAAACCCTTTGATATTTCCCTCACTTTTATATGTAGTTTTACCAATgggaaataataatattaaagtgacttttattttattattctttgtTGACATAAAAAGTCACTTTAATTGCTctattaaatgattaaattaagtTGTCATTAAACTTGATAATTTGACAACTTAgaacttaattatttaattgactTTTTCAATGTCCCCCAAAaagggggacattacagtcctccc
This genomic stretch from Cryptomeria japonica chromosome 8, Sugi_1.0, whole genome shotgun sequence harbors:
- the LOC131060048 gene encoding uncharacterized protein LOC131060048 isoform X1, which gives rise to MATVTRFQSPFQIQMPLRSISCELKGRGKGSCRFQSQDSNAVNVEVGRKELRDKNNKDRDIDNWDAKDSAKHYRIDMWGAPYFAINLHGNICVRPYGTSDGSDEIDIMNLIDSLQSLDVKPPMVIRFPDILFHRMRRLQECFNKAISKYDYQQSFQGVFPIKCNHDPFLLDDIVEFGHQFKFGLEVGSKPELLIAISKICCNRDGLVICNGYKDRTYIETALLAMRLGIKVVLVLEQMEELNLVIKTSRALKVQPVIGVRAKLSTKHNGHWAGTSGDSGKFGLSINKLVQVVHRLRKENMLQCLQLLHFHIGSQIRSISTIKDAIDEGSQIYCELALMGAPMHYIDVGGGLGIDYDGTKSPSNVSINYSMQDYANYIIAALRDACFLKGISQPVIVSESGRALASHHSVIVFDVLSVSQRMQPKFISKQESSGTTIVQSIDKADYSGSIMHANINDQEDCNPGDDLLSSFHEVSRTMCQQNLLEAFNDAKQLKQKAETLFKLGFLSLEDRAQMETLYDAISYTFLDNYRDSDLPDELEKLKNSLAAIYHINLSIFRSVPDSWAISHVFPVMPLHRLHEKPTAQATLADLTCDSDGKIENFIGPSGEVENVLSVHHLREGEPYYMGLFLAGVYQEVMGSAHNLFGGINVIHVRLKALNNIGKANDSKSKGQYTFDRIVEGQTAEEILFSVQHNGSKMIEDLQREAEEAVRNGCLSMEEADILIENYKCSLNSYPYLTK
- the LOC131060048 gene encoding uncharacterized protein LOC131060048 isoform X2, with the protein product MATVTRFQSPFQIQMPLRSISCELKGRGKGSCRFQSQDSNAVNVEVGRKELRDKNNKDRDIDNWDAKDSAKHYRIDMWGAPYFAINLHGNICVRPYGTSDGSDEIDIMNLIDSLQSLDVKPPMVIRFPDILFHRMRRLQECFNKAISKYDYQQSFQGVFPIKCNHDPFLLDDIVEFGHQFKFGLEVGSKPELLIAISKICCNRDGLVICNGYKMEELNLVIKTSRALKVQPVIGVRAKLSTKHNGHWAGTSGDSGKFGLSINKLVQVVHRLRKENMLQCLQLLHFHIGSQIRSISTIKDAIDEGSQIYCELALMGAPMHYIDVGGGLGIDYDGTKSPSNVSINYSMQDYANYIIAALRDACFLKGISQPVIVSESGRALASHHSVIVFDVLSVSQRMQPKFISKQESSGTTIVQSIDKADYSGSIMHANINDQEDCNPGDDLLSSFHEVSRTMCQQNLLEAFNDAKQLKQKAETLFKLGFLSLEDRAQMETLYDAISYTFLDNYRDSDLPDELEKLKNSLAAIYHINLSIFRSVPDSWAISHVFPVMPLHRLHEKPTAQATLADLTCDSDGKIENFIGPSGEVENVLSVHHLREGEPYYMGLFLAGVYQEVMGSAHNLFGGINVIHVRLKALNNIGKANDSKSKGQYTFDRIVEGQTAEEILFSVQHNGSKMIEDLQREAEEAVRNGCLSMEEADILIENYKCSLNSYPYLTK
- the LOC131060048 gene encoding uncharacterized protein LOC131060048 isoform X3 codes for the protein MATVTRFQSPFQIQMPLRSISCELKGRGKGSCRFQSQDSNAVNVEVGRKELRDKNNKDRDIDNWDAKDSAKHYRIDMWGAPYFAINLHGNICVRPYGTSDGSDEIDIMNLIDSLQSLDVKPPMVIRFPDILFHRMRRLQECFNKAISKYDYQQSFQGVFPIKCNHDPFLLDDIVEFGHQFKFGLEVGSKPELLIAISKICCNRDGLVICNGYKDRTYIETALLAMRLGIKVVLVLEQMEELNLVIKTSRALKVQPVIGVRAKLSTKHNGHWAGTSGDSGKFGLSINKLVQVVHRLRKENMLQCLQLLHFHIGSQIRSISTIKDAIDEGSQIYCELALMGAPMHYIDVGGGLGIDYDGTKSPSNVSINYSMQDYANYIIAALRDACFLKGISQPVIVSESGRALASHHSVIVFDVLSVSQRMQPKFISKQESSGTTIVQSIDKADYSGSIMHANINDQEDCNPGDDLLSSFHEVSRTMCQQNLLEAFNDAKQLKQKAETLFKLGFLSLEDRAQMETLYDAISYTFLDNYRDSDLPDELEKLKNSLAAIYHINLSIFRSVPDSWAISHVFPVMPLHRLHEKPTAQATLADLTCDSDGKIENFIGPSGEVENVLSVHHLREGEPYYMGLFLAGVYQLWEALIICLEE
- the LOC131060048 gene encoding uncharacterized protein LOC131060048 isoform X4, giving the protein MGISVSAPMALQMQSFQGVFPIKCNHDPFLLDDIVEFGHQFKFGLEVGSKPELLIAISKICCNRDGLVICNGYKDRTYIETALLAMRLGIKVVLVLEQMEELNLVIKTSRALKVQPVIGVRAKLSTKHNGHWAGTSGDSGKFGLSINKLVQVVHRLRKENMLQCLQLLHFHIGSQIRSISTIKDAIDEGSQIYCELALMGAPMHYIDVGGGLGIDYDGTKSPSNVSINYSMQDYANYIIAALRDACFLKGISQPVIVSESGRALASHHSVIVFDVLSVSQRMQPKFISKQESSGTTIVQSIDKADYSGSIMHANINDQEDCNPGDDLLSSFHEVSRTMCQQNLLEAFNDAKQLKQKAETLFKLGFLSLEDRAQMETLYDAISYTFLDNYRDSDLPDELEKLKNSLAAIYHINLSIFRSVPDSWAISHVFPVMPLHRLHEKPTAQATLADLTCDSDGKIENFIGPSGEVENVLSVHHLREGEPYYMGLFLAGVYQEVMGSAHNLFGGINVIHVRLKALNNIGKANDSKSKGQYTFDRIVEGQTAEEILFSVQHNGSKMIEDLQREAEEAVRNGCLSMEEADILIENYKCSLNSYPYLTK